One Cupriavidus necator N-1 DNA window includes the following coding sequences:
- a CDS encoding LysR family transcriptional regulator, with the protein MAYLSAAIVRIDPITLAIFLTVVEEQSLARAAERHFMAASAVSKRISDLEDALSARLLDRHSGGVRPTAAGLELVEYAKGVVDLLQRLRADMSLYSEGTKGDVRVFANSTSIVGFLDKDLPGFLLRYPQVEVRLEEWSSPYIVRSLKEGLADVGLFWADTPHAGLETEPYRSARLVVVVPADHPLAESLGVHFSETLEFAHVAFHEGSMIHRLTVQAAESFQRTIRTRLQVTSFDAMRTMVSAGVGLGIMTDVTVSAKPSLKELRVVPLLDEWAALDMRIGYRDRAALPRAAQQFVEHLLGNGG; encoded by the coding sequence TTGGCCTACCTATCGGCGGCGATTGTGCGGATTGACCCCATTACCCTAGCTATTTTTCTCACGGTCGTTGAGGAGCAGAGTCTTGCGCGCGCCGCGGAGCGCCATTTCATGGCCGCGTCCGCTGTCAGCAAGAGAATAAGCGACCTAGAGGACGCTCTTTCCGCGCGGCTCCTTGACCGACATAGTGGCGGCGTCCGCCCTACGGCGGCAGGACTCGAACTTGTGGAATACGCAAAAGGAGTTGTCGATTTACTCCAGCGTCTCCGTGCGGATATGAGTCTGTATAGCGAAGGCACAAAAGGCGACGTGCGCGTCTTCGCTAATAGCACTTCCATCGTTGGGTTCTTGGATAAGGATCTTCCAGGATTTCTTCTCCGCTATCCGCAAGTTGAAGTGCGACTCGAGGAGTGGAGTAGTCCATATATTGTCCGCTCCTTAAAAGAAGGCCTTGCGGATGTTGGACTCTTTTGGGCTGATACCCCACACGCGGGTCTGGAGACGGAGCCCTACCGATCGGCCCGCCTCGTCGTTGTCGTGCCTGCAGACCACCCATTAGCGGAGAGCCTAGGAGTCCACTTTTCAGAGACGTTGGAGTTTGCTCATGTAGCCTTTCATGAGGGCAGCATGATTCACAGGCTGACCGTTCAGGCCGCCGAGTCATTCCAGCGAACCATACGGACTAGGCTGCAGGTCACGAGCTTCGACGCCATGCGTACCATGGTATCGGCGGGCGTGGGGCTCGGCATCATGACCGATGTCACCGTTTCTGCAAAGCCCAGCCTCAAGGAGCTTCGCGTCGTCCCCTTGCTCGATGAATGGGCTGCACTCGATATGAGGATTGGGTACCGCGACCGCGCTGCATTGCCTCGTGCAGCGCAGCAATTTGTCGAACACCTCCTGGGGAACGGTGGGTAG
- a CDS encoding CaiB/BaiF CoA transferase family protein, with protein sequence MTLPLDGITVVALEQAIAAPLATRHLADWGARVIKVERPETGDFARGYDKVMQGMSSQFVWTNRTKESVALDIKTEEGRRALDALLEKADVFLQNLAPGAAKKLGLDAKSLVERHPSLIACDISGYGSTGPFRHKKAYDLLVQCETGFLSINGTPEAQAKCGLSIVDIATGMYALNGVLMALYRRERTGKGTAFEVSLFDSMAEWMSYPAYYTRDSGTPLTRAGARHATIAPYGPFKAGDGKAVFFGIQNEREWQAFCGKVLEDAAIASDPRFSSNPQRLANQLELEALITARFAKWSSEEVAEKLETASIANARLNDVEAFLQHPQLHERDRIQSVSSPVGPLQVFKPPLIIDGIEPVLGPVPAVGEHTGKVLAELGLEASAQGSIQ encoded by the coding sequence ATGACTCTTCCCCTGGATGGAATTACTGTAGTAGCGCTGGAGCAAGCCATCGCTGCTCCCCTGGCAACACGTCACCTCGCAGACTGGGGGGCTCGGGTCATCAAGGTCGAGCGTCCTGAGACCGGGGATTTCGCACGCGGCTATGACAAGGTCATGCAAGGCATGTCGAGCCAGTTTGTGTGGACGAACCGCACCAAGGAAAGCGTCGCGCTCGATATCAAGACGGAGGAGGGACGGCGCGCGCTGGATGCTCTCCTTGAAAAAGCGGATGTGTTCCTGCAAAACCTGGCGCCCGGTGCCGCCAAGAAGCTCGGCCTTGATGCCAAGAGCCTCGTCGAGCGTCACCCCTCCCTGATTGCATGCGACATCTCGGGCTACGGCTCAACCGGGCCGTTCCGCCACAAGAAAGCGTATGACTTGCTGGTCCAGTGTGAAACTGGCTTCCTTTCCATCAATGGGACACCTGAGGCACAAGCCAAGTGTGGGTTGTCGATTGTCGACATCGCCACCGGGATGTACGCACTGAACGGCGTCCTCATGGCGCTGTACCGACGCGAGCGTACCGGCAAGGGCACGGCATTCGAAGTCTCGCTGTTCGACAGTATGGCGGAATGGATGAGTTACCCCGCCTACTACACGCGTGACAGCGGAACACCGCTGACCCGCGCCGGCGCGCGTCACGCCACCATTGCGCCGTACGGACCCTTCAAGGCCGGCGATGGCAAGGCTGTGTTCTTTGGCATTCAGAACGAACGCGAGTGGCAAGCTTTCTGCGGCAAGGTTCTCGAAGATGCCGCCATTGCTTCCGACCCGCGGTTTAGCTCCAATCCGCAACGCCTCGCCAACCAACTGGAGCTGGAGGCTCTGATTACGGCACGCTTTGCAAAGTGGTCGAGCGAGGAAGTCGCGGAAAAGCTGGAGACCGCCTCAATTGCCAACGCGCGTCTAAACGACGTAGAAGCGTTCTTGCAACACCCACAGTTGCACGAACGAGACCGGATTCAAAGCGTTTCAAGCCCGGTAGGCCCGCTTCAGGTGTTCAAGCCTCCTCTCATCATCGATGGAATCGAGCCAGTACTGGGACCGGTTCCGGCCGTCGGCGAGCACACCGGCAAAGTGCTTGCAGAACTTGGCCTGGAGGCATCGGCTCAAGGGAGCATCCAATGA
- a CDS encoding HpcH/HpaI aldolase/citrate lyase family protein codes for MNITRTYLAVPAHQEKLVTSAARSSADAVFLDLEDAVPESMKATALDAAVRAINDLDWGQKVIVVRVNGIGLRQQQEVESLVRLAPRLNAVLLPKVESAEEIVAVQRQVDGTSVAIEAMIETAKGLVFCEQIAAAGGGLEALHFGVGDFGASIGAKGVEIGLSHPQYALASRAGDGYADTALDMWAYPMMRILVAAHAFGLRAIDGPCGAFRDVRLSESSALKAAAMGYDGKQVIHPLQLDCTNAAFTPTDEEYAAAQRVVAALAEAEREGRGAVQLDGKLVDYANIRMAKKVVEARGRAIA; via the coding sequence ATGAACATCACGCGAACCTATCTTGCCGTCCCCGCTCATCAGGAAAAGCTGGTGACGTCAGCTGCACGCTCCAGTGCAGACGCCGTCTTCCTGGACCTTGAGGATGCAGTTCCGGAAAGCATGAAGGCGACTGCCCTGGATGCTGCCGTCCGTGCCATTAATGACCTGGATTGGGGTCAGAAGGTAATCGTGGTCCGAGTCAATGGCATCGGCCTGCGCCAGCAGCAGGAAGTCGAGTCACTGGTTCGCTTGGCCCCCCGGCTGAATGCCGTGCTGTTGCCAAAGGTCGAGTCCGCTGAGGAAATCGTTGCCGTACAGCGCCAGGTGGACGGCACCAGCGTTGCCATCGAGGCGATGATTGAGACGGCCAAGGGATTGGTCTTCTGCGAACAGATTGCGGCCGCCGGCGGCGGCCTCGAAGCACTGCACTTTGGGGTAGGAGACTTCGGCGCATCCATTGGTGCCAAAGGGGTGGAAATCGGGCTTTCCCACCCGCAGTATGCGCTGGCATCCCGGGCCGGCGACGGCTATGCCGACACTGCCCTTGATATGTGGGCTTACCCGATGATGCGCATCCTGGTCGCCGCTCATGCTTTTGGCCTCCGGGCTATTGACGGCCCGTGCGGTGCTTTCCGTGATGTCAGGTTAAGCGAGTCGAGTGCGCTGAAGGCAGCAGCCATGGGCTATGACGGCAAGCAGGTGATTCACCCGCTGCAGTTGGACTGTACCAACGCGGCCTTCACACCGACTGACGAAGAATACGCCGCAGCCCAGCGAGTCGTTGCCGCCCTTGCCGAGGCGGAGCGGGAAGGGCGTGGTGCTGTGCAACTCGACGGGAAGCTCGTGGATTACGCAAACATCAGGATGGCAAAGAAGGTCGTGGAAGCACGCGGCCGGGCAATTGCTTAA
- a CDS encoding Bug family tripartite tricarboxylate transporter substrate binding protein: MNRPVRMALACLLFGVSLAHAAASDTYPSKPVTIVVPQAPGGTNDIVARILGAALSQSTGQQFIVDNRPGAGGNIGSQYAARANPDGYTVLLTISSTQAINPALYKKIPFDPVKDFDPVALVASVPNVLVAHPSFPASNMKDLIALAKSKPNELRYGSAGNGSLNHLLGEMLNNMAGISLEHVPYKGVGPALNDLLGNQIPLAFASLPSVLPHIKAGKLKALGVSSAKRSSAAPDIPAIAETIPNYSGDLWVALFAVHGTPKDVVSKLTTAVDKVLDDKSVQEKLKAQGAELPRATPQQLSGMLKSDMEKWAKIVKTSGATVD; this comes from the coding sequence ATGAATCGACCGGTTCGGATGGCACTTGCGTGTCTTCTCTTTGGAGTGTCACTGGCACACGCAGCTGCTAGCGATACCTATCCCTCAAAACCTGTAACCATTGTCGTGCCCCAGGCTCCGGGTGGTACAAATGACATCGTCGCTCGCATCTTGGGCGCGGCGCTTTCGCAGTCTACGGGTCAGCAGTTCATCGTCGACAACCGGCCCGGCGCCGGCGGCAACATTGGTAGTCAGTATGCTGCGAGAGCCAACCCGGACGGCTACACCGTATTACTGACAATCAGTAGCACTCAGGCCATCAATCCGGCGTTGTACAAGAAAATACCGTTCGACCCGGTGAAGGACTTCGACCCCGTCGCGCTCGTGGCCAGCGTGCCTAATGTGTTGGTCGCCCACCCATCCTTCCCGGCGTCGAACATGAAGGACCTCATCGCCCTGGCGAAAAGCAAGCCGAACGAGCTTCGGTACGGCTCAGCCGGCAATGGCTCGCTAAATCACTTGCTTGGTGAAATGCTGAACAACATGGCCGGCATTTCCTTAGAGCACGTTCCGTACAAGGGTGTGGGTCCTGCCCTCAATGATTTGCTGGGCAACCAGATTCCGCTTGCGTTCGCCAGCCTGCCGTCCGTCTTGCCGCACATCAAGGCCGGCAAGCTCAAGGCACTTGGCGTCAGCTCCGCCAAGCGGTCGAGCGCGGCGCCGGACATCCCCGCCATTGCTGAGACCATTCCAAACTACAGTGGCGACCTGTGGGTTGCCCTCTTCGCAGTGCATGGCACCCCTAAGGACGTAGTTTCCAAGCTGACAACTGCTGTGGACAAAGTGCTTGACGACAAGAGTGTCCAGGAAAAGCTTAAGGCTCAGGGTGCCGAACTTCCCCGCGCCACGCCACAGCAGCTGTCCGGCATGCTGAAGTCTGACATGGAGAAGTGGGCGAAGATCGTCAAGACGTCCGGTGCGACCGTCGACTGA